A single genomic interval of Croceibacter atlanticus HTCC2559 harbors:
- the fabG gene encoding 3-oxoacyl-[acyl-carrier-protein] reductase, whose protein sequence is MKLLEGKNAIITGASRGIGKGIAEVFAKHGANIAFTYSSSSEAAEELEKELSALGVKAKAYKSNAASFQQCQDLVSDVARDFESIDILINNAGITKDNLLMRMTEEDFDKVIDVNLKSVFNMTKAVQRTMLKQRKGSIINMSSVVGVKGNAGQSNYAASKAGIVGFSKSMALELGSRNIRTNVIAPGFIETEMTGKLDEKTVQSWRDAIPLKRGGSPEDIANVCVFLGSDMSGYVTGQVLNVDGGMLT, encoded by the coding sequence ATGAAATTATTAGAAGGTAAGAACGCAATTATAACGGGTGCAAGTAGAGGTATAGGTAAAGGTATTGCCGAAGTTTTTGCAAAACACGGTGCTAACATTGCATTTACATACAGTTCGTCTTCTGAAGCTGCAGAAGAATTGGAAAAAGAACTTTCAGCTTTAGGGGTTAAAGCTAAAGCTTATAAAAGTAATGCAGCAAGCTTTCAACAATGTCAGGACTTGGTTTCTGATGTGGCAAGAGATTTTGAAAGTATAGATATTCTTATAAATAACGCAGGTATTACTAAAGACAATTTATTAATGCGTATGACAGAAGAAGATTTTGATAAAGTTATAGATGTTAACTTAAAATCTGTCTTTAATATGACTAAAGCTGTACAACGTACTATGCTTAAGCAACGTAAAGGAAGCATTATTAATATGAGTAGTGTTGTAGGTGTAAAAGGTAATGCAGGACAAAGTAACTATGCTGCATCTAAAGCTGGTATTGTAGGTTTTTCTAAATCTATGGCATTAGAGCTTGGAAGCAGAAATATTAGAACAAACGTAATTGCACCTGGTTTCATAGAAACTGAAATGACAGGTAAACTAGATGAGAAAACAGTGCAAAGTTGGAGAGATGCTATCCCATTAAAACGTGGTGGTTCTCCAGAAGATATCGCAAATGTTTGTGTTTTCTTAGGAAGTGATATGAGTGGTTATGTTACAGGACAAGTATTAAATGTTGATGGTGGTATGCTAACCTAA
- a CDS encoding vWA domain-containing protein, which produces MESQTILLIFLAAISALGIAVFQYLKSKKERTKRSFMLALLRFVSIFGILLLLINPKFTNTSYVLEKSNLVLAVDNSQSINYFKSTDEVTAFVASIRENKNIQEKYNISTFTFGNTLKAQDTFSFSENQTNVTSAFKELQDIYKGKVAPTVIITDGNQTYGEAYQYAAKKYKQDVYPVIVGDTTSYQDLKISQLNANRYAFLNNKFPVEIIANYNGNSAVSTKLNVFQNGRVIYSQPLSFSKEKTSEIVQVTLPVTSIGVKTYTVSLQALDAEKNTVNNKKSFGIEVIDERTNVLILTSIIHPDLGTLKKAIESNEQRNVTIKKSDEPDINLKDYQAVLLYQPNVSFKPYYETIKTLGINTFTITGTRTDYRFLNDNGELFTRELSAQVEDYQAEFNSNFSTFQVDDIGFSNFPPLVDEFGEVSIKKAHTPLLMQTISGLPTGSSLLTTIEDGAQRHAVLFGEGIWRWRAQSYLDNQSFEPFDEFVGKLIQYLASKERRNRLNINYNSFYNGGDNIVIAAQYFDKNYEFDARAKLSMVVIGERNNTRQEIPMVLKNNRYEVDLSSLTPDSYKFSVTVAGESISRSGNFEIIEFNVEQQFLSANVTPLQQIATNTNKELYSMGNSAQLITNLLENETYNPIQKQQKQIKPLIDWYYLLGIIILTLSLEWFIRKYNGLI; this is translated from the coding sequence ATGGAAAGTCAAACAATCTTATTAATATTTTTAGCCGCTATTTCTGCTTTAGGAATAGCGGTCTTTCAATATTTAAAATCTAAGAAAGAGCGTACTAAGCGGTCTTTCATGTTAGCGTTATTAAGGTTTGTTTCTATTTTCGGGATATTACTGCTTTTAATAAACCCAAAATTTACAAATACTTCTTACGTACTCGAAAAAAGCAACCTTGTTTTAGCTGTAGATAATAGTCAATCTATAAACTATTTTAAGTCTACAGATGAGGTTACTGCATTTGTAGCTTCAATTAGAGAGAATAAAAATATTCAAGAAAAATATAACATTTCAACATTTACGTTTGGTAATACATTAAAAGCTCAAGACACTTTTAGCTTTTCAGAAAACCAAACCAATGTTACTTCAGCATTTAAAGAGCTTCAAGATATTTATAAGGGTAAGGTAGCGCCAACCGTAATAATTACAGATGGTAATCAAACTTACGGAGAAGCTTACCAATACGCTGCTAAAAAATATAAGCAAGATGTATATCCTGTTATAGTTGGAGACACCACAAGCTATCAAGATTTAAAGATTTCTCAGTTAAATGCTAATAGATATGCGTTTTTAAACAATAAATTTCCTGTTGAAATTATTGCAAATTATAATGGAAATTCAGCAGTATCTACCAAATTAAATGTGTTTCAAAATGGTCGAGTAATCTATAGTCAGCCATTATCTTTTTCTAAAGAGAAAACTTCAGAAATTGTTCAGGTAACCTTACCAGTAACTTCAATAGGAGTTAAGACTTATACTGTAAGCTTACAAGCTTTAGATGCCGAAAAAAACACTGTAAATAATAAAAAATCTTTTGGAATAGAAGTTATAGATGAGCGCACCAATGTTCTAATCTTAACAAGTATAATTCATCCAGATTTAGGGACACTAAAAAAAGCAATAGAAAGCAATGAGCAACGCAACGTTACTATTAAAAAAAGTGATGAGCCAGATATTAATTTAAAAGATTATCAAGCAGTATTGCTTTACCAACCTAATGTAAGTTTTAAACCTTATTATGAAACTATAAAAACGTTAGGCATAAATACGTTTACAATAACAGGAACACGTACAGATTATAGATTTTTGAACGATAATGGTGAGTTGTTTACTAGAGAATTAAGTGCTCAAGTTGAAGATTATCAAGCAGAATTCAATTCTAATTTTTCAACATTTCAGGTAGACGATATAGGATTTTCAAACTTTCCTCCATTAGTAGATGAGTTTGGTGAAGTGTCTATTAAAAAAGCCCATACGCCACTATTAATGCAAACAATTTCAGGACTACCAACAGGAAGCTCACTGCTAACAACCATTGAAGATGGAGCACAACGACACGCTGTTTTATTTGGAGAAGGTATTTGGAGATGGAGAGCTCAAAGTTATTTAGATAACCAATCTTTTGAACCCTTTGATGAATTTGTTGGTAAATTAATACAATATTTAGCATCTAAGGAAAGGCGTAATAGGTTAAATATAAATTACAACTCTTTTTACAATGGTGGAGATAACATTGTAATAGCCGCTCAGTATTTTGATAAGAATTATGAGTTCGATGCGAGGGCTAAACTCTCTATGGTTGTAATTGGTGAGCGCAACAATACAAGGCAAGAGATACCTATGGTTTTAAAAAATAATAGGTATGAGGTAGACTTAAGTAGTCTTACTCCAGATTCCTACAAATTTTCGGTAACAGTTGCAGGCGAGTCAATCTCAAGATCTGGAAATTTTGAGATTATTGAATTTAATGTGGAGCAACAATTTTTAAGTGCTAATGTAACACCGTTACAACAAATAGCGACTAATACTAATAAAGAGCTGTACAGTATGGGTAATTCAGCTCAGCTTATAACTAATTTATTAGAAAATGAAACTTATAACCCCATACAAAAACAACAAAAGCAAATTAAACCTTTAATAGATTGGTACTATTTATTAGGCATCATAATCTTAACTCTTAGTTTGGAGTGGTTTATTAGAAAGTATAACGGATTAATATAA
- a CDS encoding prohibitin family protein produces MDKLPKIGLPIIIGVVIIIIILAKSAITIGSGEAGVLYKTFGGGVVTEESPLGEGFHLIAPWNKVIVYEVRQQEVFEKMKVLSSNGLEINIDASAWFQPIYDDLGKLHRQKGRDYKERVLLPSIRSAARSVVGRYTPEQLYSSKRDAIQQEIFEETRNLVNDQFIQLNEVLVRDVTLPPTIKDAIERKLRQEQESLEYEFRLTKAEKEAERQRIDAEGKAAANRILSASLTDKILQEKGIEATLQLSKSPNAKVVVVGGGDGGLPIILGNN; encoded by the coding sequence ATGGACAAATTACCTAAGATAGGATTACCAATTATTATAGGAGTAGTCATTATCATCATAATTCTAGCAAAATCTGCAATCACAATAGGATCTGGAGAAGCTGGTGTACTTTATAAAACTTTTGGTGGCGGTGTAGTAACAGAAGAGTCTCCACTAGGTGAAGGCTTTCACTTAATTGCACCTTGGAACAAAGTAATTGTATACGAAGTAAGACAGCAGGAAGTATTTGAAAAGATGAAAGTATTATCAAGCAACGGTCTAGAAATTAATATCGATGCATCTGCTTGGTTTCAACCAATATATGACGATTTAGGAAAGCTTCACCGTCAAAAAGGCCGTGACTATAAAGAGCGCGTGTTGTTGCCTAGTATAAGATCTGCAGCAAGAAGTGTAGTGGGACGTTATACACCAGAGCAATTATATTCTAGCAAGAGAGATGCTATACAACAAGAAATTTTTGAAGAAACTAGAAATCTTGTGAATGACCAGTTTATTCAATTAAATGAAGTGTTAGTAAGAGATGTTACTTTGCCACCTACAATTAAAGACGCCATTGAGCGTAAATTAAGACAAGAACAGGAATCTTTAGAATATGAGTTTAGGCTTACTAAAGCAGAGAAAGAGGCAGAGCGCCAACGTATTGATGCAGAAGGTAAAGCAGCAGCAAACCGTATTTTAAGTGCATCTTTAACAGATAAAATTTTACAGGAAAAAGGTATTGAAGCAACCTTGCAATTATCTAAATCTCCAAATGCTAAAGTTGTAGTTGTAGGTGGTGGCGATGGTGGTTTGCCAATTATATTAGGTAATAACTAA
- a CDS encoding cold-shock protein: MQTGTVKFFNDTKGFGFIKEEGTNEEHFVHVTGLIDEIREDDRVEFELKQGNKGMNAVNVRVID, translated from the coding sequence ATGCAAACAGGAACAGTAAAATTCTTCAATGACACTAAAGGATTTGGTTTTATCAAAGAAGAAGGAACAAACGAAGAGCACTTTGTACACGTTACAGGTTTAATCGACGAGATTAGAGAAGACGACAGAGTTGAATTCGAATTGAAACAAGGTAACAAAGGAATGAACGCCGTTAACGTAAGAGTTATCGACTAA
- a CDS encoding YceI family protein yields MKRFFLNAALALALVGTTVACKGDKKNETEAGEAQTEVAASEAAAKYKVDTAASSLMWMGSKPTGKHNGTVAIESGVLNVENGTIQSGTFIIDMTTIESTDLEGDMKNNLDAHLRGTVEGKEGDFFNVQKYPNAAFSVTGVTEKDGKTYVQGNLQIKEKKNNIEFPVTTTMNGDTMTLESEPFTIDRTKWDVNYGSKSVFDNLGDKWVSDDMEITVKLVANKA; encoded by the coding sequence ATGAAACGATTTTTCTTGAATGCTGCACTTGCTCTTGCTCTTGTAGGTACTACTGTAGCTTGTAAAGGTGATAAAAAAAATGAAACAGAAGCTGGTGAAGCTCAAACTGAAGTTGCTGCCTCTGAAGCTGCTGCTAAATACAAAGTAGATACTGCTGCATCTTCTTTAATGTGGATGGGTTCTAAGCCAACAGGTAAACACAATGGTACAGTAGCTATAGAGTCTGGTGTATTAAACGTTGAAAACGGTACAATACAGAGTGGTACTTTTATTATTGATATGACTACTATTGAATCTACAGATTTAGAAGGTGATATGAAGAATAATTTAGATGCGCACCTTAGAGGAACTGTTGAAGGTAAAGAAGGTGACTTCTTTAATGTTCAAAAATATCCTAATGCTGCATTTTCTGTAACAGGTGTAACTGAAAAAGATGGTAAGACTTACGTACAAGGTAACTTACAAATTAAAGAGAAAAAGAATAATATTGAATTTCCTGTAACTACAACTATGAATGGTGACACTATGACTTTAGAGTCTGAGCCATTTACAATAGATCGTACTAAATGGGATGTAAACTACGGATCAAAATCTGTATTTGACAACTTAGGAGACAAGTGGGTAAGTGACGATATGGAAATTACTGTAAAGCTAGTTGCAAATAAAGCATAA
- a CDS encoding nucleotide exchange factor GrpE translates to MSTNKEESTVKDNIEEVLDDAIDKVSEEQENKGETEEETTEVSELETLKEDLQKEKDKFLRLFAEFENFKKRTSRERMELYKTANQEMMGAMLPVLDDFDRAHSEISKAKDKNLSKGVELIHNKLRDTLVSKGLTEMKVKEGDTFDAEIHEAITQIPAPKDKLKGKIVDVVEKGYKLGERIIRYPKVVTGM, encoded by the coding sequence ATGAGCACTAATAAAGAAGAATCTACAGTTAAAGATAATATAGAAGAAGTCTTAGACGACGCTATAGATAAAGTTTCTGAAGAACAAGAAAACAAAGGAGAGACAGAAGAAGAAACAACCGAAGTTTCTGAACTTGAAACTTTAAAAGAAGATTTACAAAAGGAAAAAGATAAATTCTTACGATTATTTGCTGAATTTGAAAACTTTAAGAAGCGCACAAGTAGAGAGCGTATGGAGTTGTATAAGACAGCAAACCAAGAAATGATGGGTGCTATGCTTCCTGTGTTAGATGATTTTGATCGTGCACATTCTGAAATAAGCAAAGCAAAAGATAAAAACCTATCTAAAGGAGTAGAGCTTATTCATAATAAGTTAAGAGATACTTTAGTAAGCAAAGGTCTTACTGAAATGAAAGTAAAAGAAGGTGATACTTTTGATGCAGAAATTCACGAAGCTATCACACAAATTCCAGCTCCAAAAGACAAGCTTAAAGGTAAGATTGTTGATGTGGTTGAAAAAGGCTACAAGTTAGGAGAGCGTATAATACGTTACCCAAAGGTGGTAACAGGAATGTAA
- the dnaJ gene encoding molecular chaperone DnaJ, giving the protein MKEDYYDILGISKGASDAEIKKAYRKKAIKYHPDKNPGNEEAEAMFKKAAEAYEVLRDPQKRARYDQYGHQAFDGSGGFGGGGMNMDDIFSQFGDIFGGAFGGGGGGFSGFGGGFGGGGQRRVKGSNLRIRVKLTLEEIANGVEKKIKVKRKKQAEGTTFKTCTTCNGSGQVTRVTNTILGRMQTAATCNVCNGAGQIVESKGSGADAQGMTTVEETVSIKIPAGVVDGMQLKVTGKGNEAPGNGIAGDLLVAIEEKEHPNLQREGDNLHYDLYISFSEAALGASKEIDTVTGKVRIKIDEGTQSGKILRLRGKGIPSINNYGKGDLLVHVNVWTPKTLNKEQKEFFERMQNDENFIPNPEGGDKSFFEKVKDMFS; this is encoded by the coding sequence ATGAAAGAAGATTATTACGACATATTAGGAATTAGCAAAGGTGCTAGTGATGCAGAAATTAAAAAAGCATACCGTAAGAAGGCCATAAAATATCATCCAGATAAAAATCCTGGTAATGAAGAGGCAGAGGCAATGTTTAAAAAAGCTGCAGAAGCTTATGAAGTTTTAAGAGATCCTCAAAAGAGAGCACGTTACGATCAATATGGTCACCAAGCTTTCGATGGTTCTGGCGGCTTTGGCGGTGGCGGTATGAATATGGACGATATCTTTAGCCAATTTGGTGATATCTTTGGCGGCGCATTTGGCGGCGGCGGTGGCGGTTTCTCTGGTTTTGGAGGCGGCTTTGGTGGCGGCGGACAACGCCGTGTAAAAGGAAGCAACCTAAGGATTAGAGTAAAACTTACACTTGAGGAAATTGCAAATGGTGTAGAGAAAAAAATAAAAGTAAAACGAAAGAAACAAGCAGAAGGTACAACGTTTAAAACCTGTACAACCTGTAATGGTTCTGGACAAGTAACAAGAGTAACCAATACAATTTTAGGTAGAATGCAAACTGCAGCTACTTGTAACGTTTGTAATGGTGCAGGGCAAATTGTTGAGTCTAAAGGCTCTGGAGCAGATGCTCAAGGTATGACAACTGTTGAGGAAACTGTAAGCATTAAAATACCAGCAGGTGTTGTAGATGGAATGCAGCTTAAAGTTACTGGAAAAGGTAACGAAGCGCCAGGAAATGGTATTGCAGGAGACTTATTGGTAGCTATTGAAGAAAAAGAGCATCCTAACTTACAACGTGAAGGAGACAATCTTCACTACGATCTTTATATTAGCTTCTCTGAAGCTGCTTTAGGAGCATCAAAAGAAATAGACACTGTAACGGGTAAAGTAAGAATTAAGATAGATGAAGGTACCCAAAGTGGTAAGATATTAAGATTGAGAGGAAAAGGTATTCCTAGTATTAATAACTATGGAAAAGGAGACCTTTTAGTACACGTAAATGTGTGGACTCCTAAGACATTAAACAAAGAACAGAAAGAGTTTTTTGAAAGAATGCAGAATGATGAAAACTTTATACCAAATCCAGAAGGTGGCGATAAGTCGTTTTTTGAGAAAGTAAAAGATATGTTTTCATAA
- a CDS encoding ABC transporter ATP-binding protein — translation MDYILEAKNVTKTYGDFTALNSVSLAIPKGSIFGLLGPNGAGKTTLLRIINQISVPTSGQILLDGEPLQQHHVAHIGYLPEERGLYKSMKVGEQALYLAQLKGLSKQQARTRLTYWFEKFGIESWWNKKIEELSKGMAQKIQFIVTVLHEPKFLIFDEPFSGFDPVNANLIKDEILKLRDNGATIVFSTHRMESVEELCDYVALIHHGNKLLDGEITEVKKAYRSNQYEVGIKTSNITELQKELEELYTISPAHFKSLENILKCTIQVDTNNTSNNLLQYLMSKGQVVHFKEVIPSIHDIFIESVTDHA, via the coding sequence ATGGACTACATTCTGGAAGCTAAAAACGTTACCAAAACTTACGGTGACTTTACCGCATTAAACTCGGTATCATTGGCAATTCCCAAAGGCAGTATTTTTGGTCTTCTTGGCCCTAATGGTGCAGGCAAGACAACATTGCTGCGTATTATTAACCAGATTAGTGTTCCAACATCTGGACAAATACTTTTAGACGGAGAGCCATTGCAACAACATCACGTTGCTCATATTGGTTACTTGCCAGAAGAACGTGGACTTTATAAAAGTATGAAAGTTGGAGAGCAGGCTTTGTATTTAGCGCAACTAAAAGGACTAAGCAAACAGCAAGCTAGAACAAGACTAACATATTGGTTCGAAAAGTTTGGAATAGAAAGTTGGTGGAACAAAAAGATTGAAGAGCTCTCTAAAGGAATGGCTCAAAAAATTCAATTTATTGTAACGGTATTACACGAACCAAAGTTTTTAATTTTTGATGAGCCTTTTAGTGGTTTTGATCCTGTTAATGCTAATCTTATAAAAGATGAGATTTTAAAGCTAAGAGACAATGGTGCTACAATAGTATTTTCAACTCACAGAATGGAGTCTGTAGAAGAACTTTGCGATTATGTGGCATTAATACATCACGGTAATAAACTTCTCGATGGAGAAATTACAGAAGTTAAAAAGGCATACCGCTCAAATCAATATGAGGTTGGTATTAAAACGTCAAACATTACAGAGCTACAAAAAGAATTAGAAGAATTATATACAATTTCTCCAGCACATTTTAAGAGCTTAGAAAATATATTAAAATGTACAATACAGGTAGATACAAATAATACATCTAATAATTTACTTCAATACCTAATGAGTAAAGGTCAAGTAGTTCATTTTAAGGAAGTAATACCTTCTATTCACGATATATTTATAGAAAGCGTCACAGATCATGCGTAA
- a CDS encoding ABC transporter permease, whose protein sequence is MRNLKLIIKREYLARVRNKTFVIMTFLSPLIFVGMIVLIAYLAKLNNDETKVVAIHDANRTFYSDFENTNDINYLDVSRLSVELAKEQAMKDDYYGLLVIPKQINNPTFETEVKFFSKESPSFIVISNIENTLSRKLSNMRLLSEGVESSALDKARASVNLDIENFQGEKSSKLDNITKMVFGGIAGYLLMMFIIIYGNMVMRSVIEEKVNRIIEIIISSVKPIHLMLGKILGTSLAGITQFTIWVILGSILLTVVTTILGIDTSEGTIVQQQALEAASNSNTMQDFIIAFSKLPLLSLIVCFFLYFTGGYFLYSSIYAAIGAAVDSETDTQQFMLPVILPLMLGIYVGFFSVIENPHGTVSVIFSMIPLTSPIVMLMRIPFGVPIWEVALSMLILALSIWGMVWLAAKIYKVGILKYGKKPTFKELYKWLKY, encoded by the coding sequence ATGCGTAACTTAAAACTTATAATTAAAAGAGAATATTTGGCACGTGTTAGAAATAAGACGTTTGTCATTATGACATTTTTAAGTCCGTTAATCTTTGTGGGAATGATAGTCCTAATTGCCTATCTCGCTAAGTTAAATAATGATGAGACCAAGGTAGTAGCCATACATGATGCTAATCGTACATTTTACTCAGATTTTGAAAACACTAACGACATTAACTATTTAGATGTTTCTAGGTTAAGTGTAGAGCTTGCCAAAGAACAAGCTATGAAAGATGACTATTATGGATTGTTAGTAATACCTAAACAAATTAATAATCCCACATTTGAAACTGAAGTCAAGTTTTTTTCAAAAGAGTCACCAAGCTTTATTGTTATATCTAATATAGAGAATACGCTATCCAGAAAGTTATCTAATATGAGGTTGTTGTCTGAAGGTGTAGAGTCTTCTGCGTTAGATAAAGCAAGAGCATCTGTTAATTTAGACATAGAAAACTTTCAGGGCGAAAAAAGCTCTAAGTTAGATAACATTACTAAAATGGTATTTGGCGGTATTGCAGGATATCTCTTAATGATGTTCATTATAATTTATGGTAACATGGTAATGCGTAGTGTTATCGAAGAAAAGGTAAATAGGATTATTGAGATTATAATTTCTTCAGTAAAACCTATACATCTTATGTTAGGGAAGATATTAGGTACTTCCTTAGCTGGTATAACGCAGTTTACAATCTGGGTTATTTTAGGAAGCATTTTATTAACTGTTGTAACTACAATTTTAGGCATAGATACTTCAGAAGGAACCATAGTACAACAACAAGCTTTAGAAGCCGCTTCCAATTCTAATACGATGCAGGATTTTATAATAGCGTTCTCTAAATTACCACTGTTGTCACTTATTGTATGTTTTTTCTTATATTTTACAGGAGGCTATTTTCTGTACAGTTCAATTTACGCGGCAATAGGAGCGGCTGTAGATAGTGAGACAGACACCCAACAATTTATGTTGCCAGTTATACTGCCACTTATGTTAGGAATATATGTAGGTTTCTTTTCAGTAATCGAAAACCCTCACGGTACAGTTTCCGTTATATTTTCTATGATACCACTCACTTCGCCAATTGTAATGCTTATGCGTATTCCTTTTGGTGTACCTATTTGGGAAGTAGCCTTATCCATGTTAATTTTAGCTTTGTCTATTTGGGGTATGGTTTGGTTAGCAGCAAAAATTTATAAAGTAGGAATTTTAAAATACGGTAAAAAACCAACATTTAAAGAACTGTATAAATGGCTTAAATACTAA
- a CDS encoding mechanosensitive ion channel family protein, translating to MKLLISFIILLQDVQDKVKESVEKAEEGVEKAIETDILGWGSIKEFLNYGPRWNAGTDKEIHLTVGMLLLVILVFLITTYALRFFRKFYTRKMEIEDKNKFISIFSFFKYVIYLFVIIITLNSAGVQITALLAASAALFVGLGLALQELFQDVIGGVFIITDKSLHVGDIIEMEGRVGRVIEIKLRTTRALTRDDKVIIIPNHKFISDTIFNYTQNHKTTREAVKVGVAYGSDTEKVKQILLDCAAEQRGILKKPAPFVLFEDFADSALLFGVYFFVSDSFVDPKIKSELRFNIDKKFRLNNVSIPFPQRDVHIFNQPNNNPNNNLAND from the coding sequence ATGAAGTTACTTATATCATTTATTATATTATTACAAGACGTTCAAGACAAGGTCAAGGAATCTGTAGAGAAAGCTGAAGAAGGTGTAGAAAAAGCTATAGAGACAGACATTCTTGGTTGGGGCTCCATTAAAGAATTTTTAAACTATGGCCCGCGTTGGAATGCAGGTACCGATAAGGAAATACACCTTACTGTCGGAATGTTGCTATTGGTAATATTAGTGTTCCTTATCACTACATATGCACTTAGATTCTTTAGGAAGTTTTACACACGTAAAATGGAAATTGAAGATAAGAACAAGTTTATAAGCATATTTAGTTTCTTTAAGTATGTTATTTATCTGTTCGTAATTATCATAACACTAAACTCAGCAGGTGTACAAATTACAGCATTGTTAGCAGCTTCTGCAGCATTATTTGTTGGTTTAGGTTTAGCATTACAAGAGTTATTTCAAGATGTTATTGGTGGTGTTTTTATAATAACAGATAAATCTTTACACGTAGGAGATATCATAGAGATGGAAGGTAGAGTAGGACGTGTAATAGAAATAAAATTACGCACCACAAGAGCCTTAACAAGAGATGATAAGGTAATTATCATACCAAATCATAAATTTATAAGTGATACGATCTTTAACTACACACAAAACCATAAGACCACACGTGAAGCCGTAAAAGTTGGCGTGGCTTACGGAAGTGACACAGAAAAAGTGAAACAGATTCTTTTAGATTGTGCTGCAGAACAACGTGGCATACTAAAAAAACCTGCACCTTTTGTCCTGTTTGAAGACTTTGCCGACTCTGCTCTGCTTTTTGGCGTTTACTTTTTTGTTAGCGATTCTTTTGTAGATCCTAAAATTAAAAGTGAACTTCGTTTTAATATAGATAAGAAATTTAGATTAAACAATGTGTCTATACCGTTCCCACAACGCGATGTGCATATATTTAATCAACCAAATAATAACCCAAATAATAACCTTGCAAATGACTAG
- a CDS encoding DUF6268 family outer membrane beta-barrel protein, translating into MTRICLVIFAFLSIGMHQAEAQTSDLARIEYTYFPQSDSDNSFRRFRALINAPIKVKEGSYLVIGAEYRNVNLVYEDLTPFPTRDLERFQSYDLSLGYTFKMKNDWRFGVKTGTIIASNFTDGIKSDDLLFSGAVYFIKDKDMEDQPGTSKNWRLILGLRYSTTAGRPFPLPVINYNVRASEKWSYTLGVPKTNLKHYFSEKSIVQSFVTLDGFFANIQDNIDVDGNPTTKPADNISMTVVLAGLGYEYYLTDHLLLYAYAGYTLLNDIRMRNEDTDDVYTVNDSNTFYSRGGIKFKL; encoded by the coding sequence ATGACTAGAATCTGTTTAGTAATATTCGCTTTCTTAAGTATTGGCATGCATCAAGCAGAAGCCCAAACTTCAGACTTAGCCAGAATTGAATATACCTATTTTCCACAATCAGATTCAGACAATTCATTTAGGCGTTTTAGGGCATTAATAAATGCACCTATAAAAGTTAAAGAAGGCAGTTACCTTGTTATTGGAGCAGAATACAGAAATGTAAATTTGGTGTATGAAGATTTAACGCCATTTCCTACAAGAGATTTAGAGAGATTCCAGTCTTATGATCTTTCATTAGGTTATACCTTTAAAATGAAAAATGACTGGAGGTTTGGAGTAAAAACAGGAACAATTATAGCGTCTAACTTTACAGATGGTATAAAATCAGACGATCTTTTATTCTCAGGTGCTGTATACTTTATTAAAGATAAAGATATGGAGGACCAACCAGGAACTTCTAAAAACTGGAGATTAATCTTAGGGTTAAGATATTCAACCACAGCTGGTAGGCCTTTTCCTCTTCCTGTAATTAACTATAATGTAAGAGCTTCAGAAAAATGGAGCTATACGTTGGGTGTTCCAAAAACTAACCTCAAACATTATTTTAGTGAAAAGAGTATTGTACAATCTTTTGTAACTCTAGACGGATTTTTTGCAAATATACAAGATAACATAGATGTAGATGGTAACCCTACAACTAAACCAGCAGACAATATCTCCATGACAGTTGTATTAGCAGGACTAGGTTACGAATATTACTTAACAGATCACCTGTTACTTTATGCTTATGCAGGATATACACTTCTTAATGATATAAGAATGCGAAACGAAGATACAGACGATGTGTATACTGTAAACGATTCTAACACGTTTTATTCTCGTGGCGGAATTAAATTTAAACTCTAA